The segment TGATGTTCGGTTGAAAGTCATGCGTCAGGCGGAACCATTTTTTGTCGATCCGTCGTCCGAATATGTCGAAGAGATGCTCAAGATCGTGCACAAAAAACGTCCCCGCACGGTTTCGTACGGAACCGACGGCGGCGTCTTTTCTGAGATCGAAGAGAAGATCGTCTGCGGTCCTGGAAGTATCGAGCAGGCTCATACAGCCAACGAGTGGATCAGTCTTGAGCAGCTCGATCGCGGCACCGAGGTTTTTGAGAAAATGATTCGGCGCTGGTGCTGCTAACACGCTAACCTTGGGCACCTCTGCCCACCAAACGGGAATTCCATGGAAGAAAATCTGTCAGTACGCGCCGCGAAGTCCGAAGACCTGGCGGATGTGAGCGCTTTTCTGCAACCGTTCATCGATCAAAAGTTCATCCTGCCACGCACATCGCTGGAGATCGAACTTTTGCTTCGTCACGCCTTCGTGGCAGAGAATTCTTCGCGCATCATTGGCTTTGCGGCAGTTGAAATCTATTCCAAAAAGCTGGCCGAAATTCAATGTCTGGCTGTGTCGGCGGATTTTCGACGCAAAGGTGTGGGCAAGGAACTTGTGAATCGCTGCGTGGCGCGAGCCAAAGACGAAAAAGTCCGCGAGGTGATGGCGATCACCGCGACAGAGCAGCTGTTCCAGGAATGCGGTTTTGACTTCGCGTTGCCGGGCCAGAAACGAGCCGTGTTTTTGCAAACCGAAGAATCGTAGTTGGCTGGTTCGTGCATCATTCGGCGGACTGCGTTCGATCTAGCCAAACAACTTTGCGACCAGGAAATACCCGACTGCAAAAATCCCGGCGTCAACAACCATGTGGCTGACCCAGGACCACATCAGCGTTCCAGTTTTCTGATATAGCCACGCCCAATACGCACCTCCAATCGCGACACCGGCGCTACACAGCCACGTCATCGGAGAGGTCCAACCAAAGAAATCGCTGAGCAGCACGACGTGGTGCGCCATAAACCCCAGGCTGGAAATCGCGTTCGCCGCCGGAACGTTGACAAATCGCTTGAGTAAATCAAAGACGAACCATCGCCAGTAGTACTCCTCCAAAAAGCTGTGCACCAGAGCGTAAAACAATCCAAGCAGCGCGTACTTCCAAACGCTATCGATTCCCAGGTCGGAAACTTTCTCCTGAACCCGATCGGTCAATCCGGCTAACAATTCGGTTCCCGAAAGCACCCACAGTGCGACGACCATCACGATGCAAACGCTGGCACCAAAACCTACTGACCACAGCCAAGCCGGGATCGAAGATTTTGGTTCGGATTCAGGATCCGTTCGCTGCTGTTTTCTTTTGCCAAAACGATATCGAAAGAAGATCCCCACCCACACGACCGGCAGTGCGAATTGGACGAACTTGCCGATTCCGTAAGCTGACTGTTGAACTGAAGGATCGTAATCGCTGAGCCATTTGAAGTAAATTAAAGTGACGAGAGTAGGTAACGCGATCGCAAACAGAACCGCGATCAGGTTCAATGTCGTGCGTTCGCTTTTGACAGTTTTATTCATCGATGCAGTCCATCACTTTCTCAATCCCGGAAACGATCTGAGCCCTCGTTTCCGCCGGTTCCAGCAGGGCAGGGTGGTGCAGCAGAATTGTGCTGCTCGCGGCACGGATCGCATTCGGATATTCACCGACCTTGCGACAACGCCTCGCAGTCCGTTTCGCAAATCCGCGAAATCCAATATCGACTGGAACACCCTCGGCTCTCAACATCGACAAAACGACTTCTCGATCGATACTGTCTCGCAATTGCCACGGCAGCTTGTACCACGCGGAATCAGCTTGAGTTTCGGGTCGTTTCAGCTTTGTCCCGCAAACTTTGTCGACGGCTGCCGAGATGGCTTCTACTGCCGACTGACGCGCAGCGCTACGCTCTTGAAGTTCATCAAGTTGCGGAATCAGCACCGCGGCTTGCAACTGGGACAGTGGAAACGCGTCGTTTCCACGAGCCCCAAAGTTTCTTGCTTTCCCAATGACCAGTTCATCATTGGACAAAACCGCTCCGCCACGACCGGCGGACAGTAGTTTGCTGCCACCGAAGCTGAATGCGCTCACATCGCCGAAGCTTCCACAGGGGCGAGCTTCGATTCTGGCCCCGGGAACCTGGCAGCAGTCTTCGACAATCGAAATCGATTCTGGCAGCGCATTTCGTACGGC is part of the Mariniblastus fucicola genome and harbors:
- a CDS encoding GNAT family N-acetyltransferase, producing the protein MEENLSVRAAKSEDLADVSAFLQPFIDQKFILPRTSLEIELLLRHAFVAENSSRIIGFAAVEIYSKKLAEIQCLAVSADFRRKGVGKELVNRCVARAKDEKVREVMAITATEQLFQECGFDFALPGQKRAVFLQTEES
- a CDS encoding CPBP family intramembrane glutamic endopeptidase, which translates into the protein MNKTVKSERTTLNLIAVLFAIALPTLVTLIYFKWLSDYDPSVQQSAYGIGKFVQFALPVVWVGIFFRYRFGKRKQQRTDPESEPKSSIPAWLWSVGFGASVCIVMVVALWVLSGTELLAGLTDRVQEKVSDLGIDSVWKYALLGLFYALVHSFLEEYYWRWFVFDLLKRFVNVPAANAISSLGFMAHHVVLLSDFFGWTSPMTWLCSAGVAIGGAYWAWLYQKTGTLMWSWVSHMVVDAGIFAVGYFLVAKLFG
- a CDS encoding DegT/DnrJ/EryC1/StrS family aminotransferase; this translates as MTRLERLAINGGPKSVTNPISPWPIASEKVKAAISVLVDSNAWGLYDGASTNQLQQCMESLFDCTHSLLTCSGTMAVELALRGVGVKPDSEVILAAYDFPGNFRAIEAIGATPVLVDVVPGGWVMQTEQLAAAISENTSAVLVSHLHGQLLSVEAVRNALPESISIVEDCCQVPGARIEARPCGSFGDVSAFSFGGSKLLSAGRGGAVLSNDELVIGKARNFGARGNDAFPLSQLQAAVLIPQLDELQERSAARQSAVEAISAAVDKVCGTKLKRPETQADSAWYKLPWQLRDSIDREVVLSMLRAEGVPVDIGFRGFAKRTARRCRKVGEYPNAIRAASSTILLHHPALLEPAETRAQIVSGIEKVMDCIDE